One genomic region from Methanocaldococcus fervens AG86 encodes:
- a CDS encoding type ISP restriction/modification enzyme, protein MKRALKNYAKSVKEIYNEGEFSEYSFRYALENLLKNILNGYDVKIIHESGREDFGTPDFKIKGKGKIVGYIETKKIDVDLHRLQKRDKEQLERYKENIENLILTNYKEFILYQNREKVEDVVILDDDLNLIEANIEKFERLIERFLSLSTPEIKDPTKLAEFLAKRARLLRDAILENLDENEEIKALYEAFKEHLISDMKKEEFADAYAQTIVYGLFMARFNIEGDLTKEKVAFKGIPKSLGVIHKIFKHIASDLPDYLDWIVDEIITILNNIDIKKIEESFKISGKEDAFLHFYEDFLASYNPELRKSKGVYYTPLPVVEFIVNSVDEILRDRFGKRLHDENVRILDPATGTGTFLAVVLKRVHKNVKHTLFQAYLKERLLKNIYGFEILISPYLVAHLKLSMLLHNWHITLRGEERFNIYLTNALDLMRSPKQSGLFERVLDKEREEADKVKKEVNIFAVIGNPPYETRKDETYIQNLLKDYINGLGVEKERSRNALQDDYVKFIRFAQWKIEQNGKGIVGFITNNSYLDGLVHRRMRQCLMEVFDEIYILNLHGNVRRGEKDENVFDIQQGVCIGIFIKLREGRHKAEDCKVYYYSIVHDAGLTKREEKYEFLENNTVKTVEWKEINPKEPYYFFVPKDLSLEEEYNKFLKLDEIFEINSSGVETQNDSVAIAYTPEEMKKRIMDFVNLNEDELRKKYNIKDKSTWKLKTAKEAILEDYRIFDNDFNKMFEKRLKPNLYRPFDIRWTYYHPKSSKFIGRPRYNVMKHFILGENIGFVLPKLSIYDGVLSTYVLITDKPADKHALLASKAVVNRSITVVIPLYQYIENKITKEVQKVPNIKKDILKLIKQKYNATPEDFLYYIYAILHDPKYREKYKEFLKIDFPRIPLYDKETFEKYKEIGKKLVELHLMKNIPTIDPDIDGDNLKVESVKYDKKKKGVKINKETILLGIDEDVWEFKIGGYKVIEKYLKGRKGKKLTIDELEHICKVVYIIKETIKLMKELEKIGNSF, encoded by the coding sequence ATGAAGAGGGCATTAAAAAATTATGCTAAGTCAGTTAAAGAGATTTATAACGAGGGGGAGTTTAGTGAGTATTCCTTTAGATATGCATTAGAAAATCTTTTAAAAAATATTTTAAATGGCTATGATGTTAAAATAATCCATGAATCAGGAAGAGAAGATTTTGGAACACCAGATTTTAAAATAAAAGGAAAAGGGAAGATTGTTGGATACATTGAGACAAAAAAGATAGATGTTGATTTACATAGATTGCAAAAGAGGGATAAAGAGCAGTTAGAGAGATATAAAGAGAATATAGAAAATCTAATCCTAACAAACTATAAGGAATTCATTTTATACCAAAATAGGGAGAAAGTTGAGGATGTTGTTATATTGGATGATGATTTAAATTTAATTGAGGCCAATATTGAAAAGTTTGAGAGATTAATTGAGAGATTTTTATCCCTATCAACACCAGAGATTAAAGATCCAACAAAATTGGCAGAGTTTTTAGCAAAGAGGGCAAGATTGTTGAGAGATGCAATATTAGAGAATTTAGATGAAAATGAAGAGATTAAAGCTTTATATGAGGCGTTTAAAGAGCATTTAATAAGTGATATGAAAAAAGAGGAGTTTGCAGATGCCTATGCTCAAACAATAGTTTATGGTTTGTTCATGGCAAGGTTTAATATTGAGGGGGACTTAACAAAAGAGAAAGTAGCTTTTAAAGGAATTCCTAAGTCATTGGGAGTTATTCATAAAATTTTTAAGCATATAGCCTCTGATTTACCAGATTATTTAGATTGGATTGTTGATGAGATAATAACCATATTGAATAACATTGATATTAAGAAGATAGAAGAGAGTTTTAAAATTTCTGGAAAGGAAGATGCATTTTTGCACTTCTATGAGGATTTTTTAGCAAGTTATAATCCAGAGCTTAGGAAGAGCAAGGGAGTTTATTATACCCCTTTGCCAGTTGTTGAGTTTATAGTTAATTCAGTTGATGAGATTTTGAGAGATAGATTTGGAAAGAGATTGCATGATGAGAATGTTAGGATTTTAGACCCTGCAACAGGGACAGGGACATTTTTGGCAGTTGTTTTGAAAAGAGTGCATAAGAATGTTAAACATACTTTATTTCAAGCTTATTTAAAAGAGAGGTTGTTAAAAAATATTTATGGATTTGAAATTTTAATATCGCCTTATTTGGTAGCTCATTTAAAGTTGTCCATGCTTTTACATAACTGGCATATAACTTTGAGAGGGGAGGAGAGGTTTAACATCTATTTAACTAATGCTTTGGATTTAATGAGAAGTCCAAAACAATCTGGACTTTTTGAGAGAGTTTTAGATAAAGAGAGGGAAGAGGCAGATAAGGTTAAGAAAGAGGTTAATATCTTTGCAGTTATTGGAAATCCGCCGTATGAAACAAGAAAAGATGAGACATATATTCAAAATTTATTAAAAGATTACATAAATGGTTTAGGAGTTGAGAAAGAAAGGTCAAGAAATGCCTTGCAGGATGATTATGTTAAATTTATAAGATTTGCACAGTGGAAGATTGAACAGAATGGAAAAGGGATTGTTGGATTTATAACAAATAACTCTTACTTAGATGGTTTAGTTCATAGAAGAATGAGACAGTGTTTAATGGAGGTTTTTGATGAGATTTATATTTTAAATCTACATGGAAATGTTAGAAGAGGAGAAAAGGATGAAAATGTCTTTGATATTCAACAAGGAGTTTGTATTGGCATATTTATTAAATTAAGAGAAGGAAGACATAAAGCAGAGGATTGTAAGGTTTATTATTACTCAATTGTCCATGATGCTGGTTTAACTAAAAGAGAAGAAAAATATGAGTTTTTAGAAAATAATACAGTCAAAACAGTTGAATGGAAAGAAATAAATCCAAAAGAACCATATTATTTCTTTGTGCCTAAGGATTTGAGTTTGGAAGAGGAATATAATAAGTTTCTGAAGTTAGATGAAATTTTTGAAATCAATTCATCAGGAGTTGAAACACAAAATGATAGTGTTGCTATTGCATATACTCCTGAAGAAATGAAAAAAAGAATAATGGATTTCGTAAATTTAAACGAGGATGAATTAAGAAAAAAGTATAACATAAAAGATAAAAGTACTTGGAAATTAAAAACTGCAAAAGAGGCAATTTTAGAGGATTATAGGATTTTTGATAATGATTTCAATAAAATGTTTGAAAAAAGATTGAAACCAAACCTTTACAGACCTTTTGATATAAGATGGACTTACTATCATCCAAAATCAAGCAAATTTATTGGAAGACCAAGATATAATGTCATGAAACATTTTATTTTAGGAGAAAATATTGGTTTTGTTCTTCCAAAATTAAGTATCTATGATGGGGTTCTTTCTACATATGTATTAATTACAGATAAACCTGCAGATAAGCATGCTCTTCTTGCCAGTAAAGCAGTAGTTAATCGAAGCATTACAGTAGTAATTCCACTCTACCAATACATTGAAAACAAAATAACCAAAGAAGTTCAAAAAGTTCCAAATATTAAAAAAGACATTCTAAAATTAATCAAACAGAAATATAACGCAACACCAGAAGATTTCCTTTATTACATTTATGCAATCTTACACGACCCAAAATATAGAGAGAAATACAAAGAATTTTTAAAGATAGATTTCCCAAGAATTCCTTTATATGACAAAGAAACCTTTGAAAAATACAAAGAGATTGGGAAAAAGTTGGTTGAACTTCATTTAATGAAAAACATTCCTACAATAGACCCAGATATTGATGGAGACAATCTAAAAGTTGAAAGTGTAAAATATGATAAAAAGAAAAAAGGAGTTAAAATAAATAAAGAAACAATTTTATTAGGCATTGATGAAGATGTTTGGGAGTTTAAAATCGGTGGATATAAGGTAATAGAAAAATACCTAAAAGGAAGAAAAGGGAAGAAGCTAACAATTGATGAATTAGAACACATCTGCAAAGTTGTTTATATAATAAAAGAGACAATCAAATTGATGAAAGAATTAGAGAAGATTGGAAACAGTTTTTAA
- a CDS encoding radical SAM protein has translation MTYLDLSQYRMITDVKNKDNTLILEINKIYGVEVEIPYEEVEINDSIIKINAHPKRAENIKIGILNLISYSIANNLKSKITKRKTVYINEPIPLIGHTAFGLIERGRNIIQVRGHCGCNLNCIFCSVDEGEYSKTRKNDYYVDLEYLVENYKKMADFKGNKFIEAHLDGQGEPALYYPLVDLVQELVEINKKGNGIVSMQTNGTVLDYKLIDELEEAGLHRINLSINALDEKVAKMLSGRRDYNIEKILDIAEYIKNSKIHLLIAPLLLPNINDEEFKKVIDYAVDLDLRVKQNIINPLTGKRDPILGCQLCRVYQLGRKPKKMKVWDFEKFYDLLRRYELEYKKKGIDVKLITSPKDFGTHRRKRLPYPFKVGEVIKAKVVLDGRVKGEVLGVAKDRVIQIINCNNEQNLIGKTVKVRILRNKDNIIVGESI, from the coding sequence ATGACATACTTGGATTTATCACAATATAGGATGATAACTGACGTTAAAAATAAAGATAATACCTTAATTTTAGAAATAAATAAAATCTATGGGGTTGAGGTAGAAATTCCTTATGAAGAAGTTGAAATTAACGATAGTATAATAAAAATCAACGCCCATCCGAAGAGGGCTGAAAATATAAAGATTGGAATTTTAAATCTAATCTCTTACAGCATAGCAAATAATTTGAAAAGTAAGATAACAAAGAGAAAAACTGTATATATAAATGAACCAATTCCATTAATTGGGCATACTGCCTTTGGTTTGATTGAGAGAGGTAGAAATATAATACAAGTTAGAGGGCATTGTGGATGCAATTTAAACTGTATCTTTTGCTCAGTTGATGAAGGAGAGTATTCCAAAACAAGAAAGAATGATTATTACGTTGATTTGGAATATTTAGTTGAAAATTACAAAAAGATGGCTGATTTTAAAGGAAATAAATTTATTGAAGCTCATTTGGATGGGCAAGGAGAACCGGCTCTTTATTACCCATTAGTGGATTTAGTTCAAGAATTGGTTGAAATAAACAAAAAAGGTAACGGTATTGTTTCCATGCAAACAAATGGAACAGTTTTAGATTACAAATTGATAGATGAGTTGGAAGAGGCTGGATTACATAGGATAAACTTATCAATCAACGCTTTAGATGAAAAAGTTGCTAAAATGCTTTCTGGTAGAAGAGATTATAATATTGAGAAGATTTTGGATATAGCAGAGTATATAAAAAATTCTAAAATTCATCTCCTCATAGCCCCTCTTCTATTGCCGAATATAAACGATGAAGAATTTAAAAAAGTTATTGATTATGCAGTTGATTTAGATTTAAGGGTTAAACAAAATATTATAAATCCTTTAACTGGGAAGAGAGACCCTATTTTAGGTTGTCAACTATGTAGAGTTTATCAATTGGGAAGAAAGCCAAAGAAAATGAAAGTTTGGGATTTTGAGAAGTTTTATGATTTATTGAGAAGATACGAGTTAGAGTATAAAAAGAAAGGTATAGATGTTAAATTAATAACATCTCCAAAAGATTTTGGAACACATAGAAGGAAGAGGTTACCGTATCCTTTCAAAGTTGGTGAAGTAATAAAGGCAAAAGTTGTTTTAGATGGGAGGGTTAAAGGAGAAGTTTTGGGAGTTGCCAAAGATAGGGTTATCCAAATAATTAACTGCAATAATGAGCAGAATTTGATAGGTAAAACAGTAAAAGTGAGGATTTTAAGGAATAAGGATAATATAATAGTTGGAGAGTCGATTTAG
- a CDS encoding UbiX family flavin prenyltransferase produces the protein MKIVVCITGASGVIYAKKLLEVLKDKAEISLIISNSAKKIIKEELNIDWEELKKLATNYYENDDFFSPIASGSNKFDAVIVVPCSMKTLSAIANGYSANLIVRVCDIALKERRKLIIMPREMPLNSIHLENMLKLSNLGAVIMPPIPAFYHKPKSVEDIINFVVGRVLDILGIENNLFKRWGI, from the coding sequence ATGAAGATTGTTGTTTGTATAACTGGGGCGAGTGGAGTGATTTATGCAAAAAAATTATTGGAGGTTTTAAAAGATAAAGCTGAAATAAGCTTAATTATATCCAACTCAGCTAAGAAGATAATTAAAGAAGAACTTAATATTGACTGGGAAGAGTTAAAAAAATTGGCAACAAATTATTATGAAAATGATGATTTTTTCAGCCCAATAGCATCCGGCTCAAATAAGTTCGATGCAGTTATAGTTGTGCCCTGCTCAATGAAAACCTTATCAGCTATAGCTAACGGTTATTCAGCAAATTTAATAGTTAGGGTTTGCGATATTGCTTTAAAGGAGAGAAGAAAGTTAATAATTATGCCAAGAGAGATGCCATTAAACAGCATACATTTGGAAAACATGCTAAAGTTGTCTAACTTAGGAGCTGTGATAATGCCTCCAATTCCAGCCTTTTATCATAAACCAAAGAGTGTTGAGGACATAATTAACTTTGTTGTAGGAAGGGTTTTAGACATTTTAGGGATAGAAAATAATTTATTCAAAAGATGGGGAATTTAA
- a CDS encoding signal recognition particle protein Srp54, with translation MLDKLGENLNKALNKLKAAAFVDKKLIKEVIKDIQRALIQADVNVKLVLKMSKEIERRALKEETPKGLSKKEHIIKIVYEELVKLLGEEAKKLELSPKKQNVILLVGIQGSGKTTTAAKLARYIQKRGLKPALIAADTYRPAAYEQLKQLAEKIHVPLYGDETKTKSPVEIVKEGMEKFKKADVLIIDTAGRHKEERGLLEEMKQIKEVTNPDEIILVIDGTIGQQAGIQAKAFKEAVGEIGSIIVTKLDGSAKGGGALSAVAETGAPIKFIGIGEGIDDLEPFDPKKFISRLLGMGDLDSLLEKAEDMVDEKTEESIDAIMKGKFTLNELLTQLEAIENMGSMKKILSMIPGFGGAMPKELSNLTEAKIKKYKVIISSMTKEERENPKIIKASRIRRIARGSGTTENEVREVLKYYETTKNAIDKLRKGKMLRIGGPLGQILRQLMYKEM, from the coding sequence ATGCTCGACAAGTTAGGAGAAAACCTAAATAAAGCTTTAAATAAACTAAAAGCTGCTGCATTTGTCGATAAAAAATTAATAAAGGAAGTTATTAAAGATATTCAAAGAGCTTTAATTCAAGCTGATGTTAATGTAAAATTGGTTCTGAAGATGAGTAAGGAAATAGAAAGAAGAGCTTTAAAAGAGGAGACTCCAAAAGGGTTGTCAAAGAAAGAACATATTATAAAAATTGTTTATGAAGAATTGGTTAAATTGTTAGGAGAGGAAGCAAAAAAATTAGAGCTAAGTCCAAAAAAACAGAATGTTATTTTACTGGTTGGGATTCAAGGTTCTGGAAAAACCACAACAGCAGCAAAATTAGCAAGATATATACAAAAGAGGGGGTTAAAACCTGCTTTAATTGCTGCTGATACGTATAGACCTGCTGCTTATGAGCAGTTGAAGCAATTGGCTGAAAAAATCCACGTGCCATTATATGGTGATGAAACAAAAACAAAATCACCTGTAGAGATTGTTAAAGAAGGAATGGAGAAATTTAAGAAGGCAGACGTTCTAATTATAGACACTGCTGGAAGGCATAAGGAGGAAAGAGGTTTATTGGAAGAGATGAAGCAAATTAAAGAGGTAACAAACCCTGATGAAATTATTTTGGTTATTGATGGAACTATTGGGCAACAGGCTGGTATACAAGCCAAGGCATTTAAAGAGGCGGTTGGAGAGATTGGAAGTATTATAGTCACAAAGTTAGATGGTTCCGCTAAAGGAGGAGGGGCTTTAAGTGCAGTAGCCGAGACAGGAGCACCTATAAAGTTTATTGGTATTGGTGAAGGGATAGATGATTTAGAGCCATTCGACCCTAAAAAGTTTATATCTCGATTATTGGGAATGGGAGATTTAGATAGTTTGTTAGAAAAAGCTGAGGATATGGTTGATGAAAAGACTGAAGAGAGTATAGATGCGATAATGAAAGGTAAGTTCACATTGAATGAGCTATTAACTCAATTAGAGGCAATTGAAAACATGGGTTCAATGAAAAAAATCTTAAGCATGATTCCTGGATTTGGGGGAGCTATGCCTAAAGAACTCTCTAATTTAACTGAAGCAAAAATAAAGAAATATAAAGTAATTATAAGCTCAATGACTAAAGAAGAGAGGGAAAATCCAAAGATTATTAAAGCATCAAGAATAAGAAGGATAGCAAGAGGTTCTGGAACTACAGAAAATGAAGTTAGAGAGGTTTTAAAATATTATGAAACTACGAAAAATGCTATAGATAAGCTTAGGAAGGGTAAAATGCTAAGAATTGGTGGGCCGTTGGGGCAGATATTAAGGCAGTTAATGTATAAGGAAATGTAA
- a CDS encoding homocysteine biosynthesis protein — translation MKTIQEINEKIKKGEAVVVTAEEMIKIVEEEGVKKAADYVDVVTTGTFGAMCSSGVFINFGHSDPPIKMLKIYLNNVEAYGGLAAVDAYIGATQPNEDPDVDIDYGGAHVIEDLVRGKEIELYAEGYTTDCYPRKDVNVKITLDDVNQAIMVNPRNGYQTYAAATNSRDEKIYTYMGVLLPEYSNVHYSGAGQLNPLQNDYDPETKSFNTIGIGTRIFLGGGIGYVIGEGTQHNPPFGTLMVKGDLKQMDPKFIRAATMPKYGSTLYIGLGIPIPVLNEKIAERCAIRDEDIEVPIYDYGTPRRDRPLIAKTNYKVLRSGKITLRVNIEGREVEKTVKTGSVSSYKMAREVAETLKKWILDGKFLLSERVDTLGRAENKPMKSPITLVRDILSKPPITAQRNISIMEAAKILIKHNINHLPIVDEQGRLVGIITSWDIAKALAQNKKTIEEIMTRNVVTAYEDEPVDHVAVKMSKYNISGVPVVDNYRRVVGVVTSEDISRLFGGKK, via the coding sequence ATGAAAACAATTCAAGAAATTAATGAAAAAATTAAAAAAGGAGAGGCTGTTGTTGTAACTGCTGAAGAGATGATAAAAATTGTTGAAGAGGAAGGGGTTAAGAAAGCTGCAGATTATGTTGATGTCGTTACAACAGGAACATTTGGGGCTATGTGTTCTTCCGGTGTATTTATAAACTTTGGACATTCAGACCCACCAATAAAGATGCTAAAAATATACTTAAATAACGTTGAAGCTTATGGTGGCTTAGCGGCAGTTGATGCATATATTGGAGCTACACAGCCAAACGAAGACCCTGACGTAGATATAGATTATGGAGGAGCTCATGTTATAGAGGATTTAGTTAGAGGTAAAGAGATTGAGCTTTACGCTGAAGGATATACAACTGATTGTTATCCAAGAAAGGATGTTAATGTTAAGATAACATTGGATGACGTTAATCAGGCGATTATGGTAAATCCAAGAAACGGTTATCAAACCTACGCAGCTGCGACAAATAGTAGGGATGAGAAAATCTATACATATATGGGTGTTTTACTTCCAGAGTATAGCAACGTCCACTACTCAGGAGCTGGACAGTTAAACCCACTACAAAATGATTATGATCCAGAAACAAAATCATTTAACACAATAGGTATTGGAACAAGAATCTTCTTAGGAGGAGGAATTGGGTACGTTATAGGGGAGGGGACTCAACACAACCCACCATTTGGAACATTGATGGTTAAAGGAGATTTAAAACAAATGGATCCTAAGTTTATAAGAGCTGCTACAATGCCAAAGTATGGAAGTACATTGTATATTGGATTGGGTATTCCAATTCCAGTTTTAAATGAAAAGATAGCTGAAAGATGTGCTATTAGGGATGAAGATATAGAGGTTCCAATCTACGACTATGGGACTCCAAGAAGAGATAGGCCATTAATTGCAAAAACAAACTACAAAGTATTGAGAAGTGGAAAAATAACATTAAGAGTTAATATAGAGGGAAGAGAAGTTGAAAAAACTGTAAAAACTGGTTCTGTATCAAGCTATAAAATGGCGAGGGAGGTTGCTGAAACACTCAAAAAATGGATTTTAGATGGGAAGTTTTTGTTATCTGAGAGGGTTGACACATTAGGAAGAGCTGAAAATAAGCCAATGAAGTCACCAATAACATTGGTTAGGGATATTTTGAGTAAGCCACCAATAACAGCCCAAAGAAATATATCAATCATGGAAGCTGCCAAAATATTGATAAAGCATAATATAAACCACTTACCAATTGTTGATGAGCAAGGAAGATTGGTGGGGATTATCACATCGTGGGATATAGCTAAAGCCCTCGCCCAAAACAAGAAAACAATTGAAGAGATTATGACAAGAAATGTAGTAACTGCATACGAAGATGAGCCAGTTGATCATGTAGCTGTGAAAATGAGCAAATACAACATTTCAGGCGTTCCTGTGGTTGATAATTACAGAAGAGTTGTAGGAGTTGTAACATCTGAGGATATTTCAAGATTATTCGGAGGGAAAAAATGA
- a CDS encoding 4Fe-4S binding protein yields the protein MRKRIYYWTASEHINKPVIADTVLNTGVKINILKAKVEPQEAFLILELIGSKETIEKALDYLSKFGEVEEISKVIKRDLEKCVHCGCCLTQCPIDAIYMDEEYNVVFKEDECVGCKNCMKACPFKAIEIIE from the coding sequence ATGAGGAAGAGAATATACTACTGGACAGCCTCAGAACATATAAATAAGCCAGTTATTGCCGACACAGTATTAAATACTGGAGTTAAGATAAACATTTTAAAGGCAAAAGTCGAACCACAGGAGGCATTTTTAATATTGGAGTTGATTGGTAGTAAAGAAACAATAGAAAAGGCTTTAGATTATTTATCAAAGTTTGGAGAAGTTGAAGAAATTTCTAAAGTGATAAAAAGAGATTTAGAAAAATGTGTTCACTGCGGTTGCTGTCTAACACAATGTCCAATAGATGCGATATACATGGATGAAGAATATAATGTAGTTTTTAAAGAAGATGAGTGCGTTGGTTGCAAAAACTGTATGAAAGCCTGCCCATTCAAAGCAATTGAAATTATCGAATAA
- a CDS encoding SDH family Clp fold serine proteinase has protein sequence MDPLSGFIGSLIWWLLFFYLIMAPQIQYKQLQLARLKILRELSNKRNSTVITLIHRQENIGLFGIPIYKFITIEDSEEILRAIRTAPKDKPIDLIIHTPGGLVLAATQIAKALKAHPAETRVIVPHYAMSGGTLIALSADKIIMDENAVLGPVDPQLGQYPAPSIVKAVEQKGADKVDDQTLILADIAKKAINQVQNFVYTLLKDKYGKEKAKELAKILTEGKWTHDYPITVEEAKNLGLDVDTNVPEEVYELMELYKQPIKQRGTVEFMPYPTSQNNGKKE, from the coding sequence ATGGATCCATTAAGTGGTTTTATTGGCTCGTTAATTTGGTGGCTATTATTCTTTTATTTGATTATGGCTCCACAAATACAATATAAACAGCTACAGCTTGCGAGATTAAAAATACTCAGAGAGCTTTCAAATAAAAGAAATTCAACAGTAATAACTTTAATACATAGACAGGAAAATATTGGCTTGTTTGGTATACCAATTTACAAATTCATCACTATTGAGGATAGTGAAGAGATTTTAAGGGCGATAAGGACAGCTCCAAAAGACAAACCAATAGATTTAATCATACACACACCGGGAGGTTTGGTATTGGCCGCAACTCAAATAGCTAAGGCATTAAAAGCCCATCCAGCGGAGACGAGGGTTATAGTTCCACACTATGCAATGAGTGGAGGAACTTTAATAGCTCTATCTGCAGACAAAATAATTATGGATGAAAATGCAGTTTTAGGTCCTGTGGACCCACAACTTGGACAATATCCTGCTCCAAGTATAGTTAAAGCAGTAGAGCAGAAAGGAGCTGATAAGGTTGATGATCAAACATTAATATTGGCGGATATTGCCAAAAAAGCAATAAACCAGGTTCAAAATTTTGTATATACTCTATTGAAAGATAAATACGGAAAAGAAAAAGCTAAAGAATTAGCTAAGATATTAACAGAAGGTAAATGGACTCACGATTATCCAATAACTGTTGAAGAGGCTAAAAATCTTGGTTTAGATGTTGATACAAATGTTCCAGAAGAGGTTTATGAATTAATGGAGCTTTATAAACAGCCAATTAAACAGAGGGGAACTGTTGAATTTATGCCATATCCAACTTCACAAAACAATGGAAAAAAAGAATAA